One region of Pseudoalteromonas luteoviolacea genomic DNA includes:
- a CDS encoding replication protein A translates to MSRKVNISVDNLPDSLRGQIHGVESAIDNESLALFTDNKDVRISIENTNHGLRAYSNTFNHYDLWGRFVRSGYKKLPLEEAPKKTIITRRISEKVDGILYDGEIKITPAVVSSKKDGEETEFLVWPSDREEKVERALIRLASKGKIVKINFKSGIQYAVIFSMNELAQELKAVGQSMPYPQIKESLEALQGSKLSFKYRATDTKNSSVDDSFYESNMNFLSSLHFSGKKGQGGNIKCVACLNAFVHNMIDNLEYKGYYFNSAQELKRGLSRWMMLRLYHLWRYAAPGKTYHFRLLSIMEKYGSIYSTDEITDNKLKALRRDMTTTMKDLIEKGAISEYNISNVKDDDSGRIVDYVYEMHPSTQFCEEILALNKHNKRIEIQGGKRLVETAEIIDEDILEEIVKK, encoded by the coding sequence ATGAGCCGCAAGGTAAACATCTCTGTTGACAATCTGCCAGACTCATTAAGAGGTCAAATCCATGGCGTTGAGAGTGCAATTGATAACGAAAGTTTAGCTCTCTTTACGGATAACAAAGATGTACGAATTTCAATCGAAAATACCAATCATGGCCTGAGAGCATATTCAAATACTTTTAACCACTATGATTTGTGGGGACGGTTTGTTCGTTCTGGTTACAAAAAGTTGCCATTAGAAGAGGCGCCTAAAAAAACCATTATTACAAGACGGATATCTGAGAAAGTTGATGGTATTTTGTACGATGGTGAAATAAAAATCACCCCAGCTGTCGTGAGCAGTAAAAAAGATGGTGAAGAAACGGAGTTTTTAGTTTGGCCATCAGATAGGGAAGAAAAGGTTGAACGAGCACTTATTCGCCTTGCTTCAAAAGGAAAAATAGTAAAAATTAATTTTAAGTCCGGTATTCAATATGCTGTGATTTTTTCTATGAATGAATTGGCCCAAGAGCTTAAAGCTGTAGGCCAATCAATGCCTTACCCTCAAATAAAAGAATCTTTAGAAGCGCTTCAAGGTTCTAAATTGTCTTTCAAATATCGAGCGACAGATACAAAAAATAGTAGCGTGGATGATTCGTTCTACGAATCTAATATGAACTTCTTATCTTCATTACATTTTAGTGGTAAAAAAGGACAAGGCGGAAATATTAAATGTGTTGCTTGTCTTAATGCATTTGTACATAACATGATCGATAATTTAGAGTACAAAGGTTATTATTTTAATAGTGCTCAAGAATTAAAGCGCGGATTATCTCGATGGATGATGCTGAGACTTTATCATTTATGGAGATACGCGGCGCCTGGAAAAACATATCACTTTAGACTTTTATCGATAATGGAAAAGTATGGTTCTATCTATTCAACGGATGAGATTACAGATAATAAATTGAAAGCTCTTCGTCGAGATATGACAACTACTATGAAAGATCTAATCGAAAAAGGTGCTATTTCTGAATATAACATTTCAAACGTGAAAGATGATGATAGTGGTCGAATTGTAGACTATGTTTATGAAATGCATCCATCAACACAGTTTTGTGAAGAAATTTTAGCCTTGAATAAACATAACAAACGAATTGAGATTCAGGGTGGTAAAAGACTAGTTGAAACTGCTGAAATCATTGATGAAGATATTCTAGAAGAAATTGTAAAGAAATAA
- the ppsR gene encoding posphoenolpyruvate synthetase regulatory kinase/phosphorylase PpsR produces the protein MRTAFYISDGTAITAEVFGHATLSMFPVEFDHKTMPFIESVEKAHTIKATIDKVAQTSGEPPLVFFTFVNPELSDIILSSKGVCYDFLSYASEIVKRELKVKPVPKVHRTHSIHEKTYDFRISAVNYALANDDGANVKDYDEADIILVGVSRSGKTPASLYLALQYGIKAANYPITEDDLEKGNFPKFLLEHKSKLFGLTIDPERLASIRQERMANSKYASIRQCRIEVREVEMLFKRHKTPFLNSTKFSVEEISAKIIAEAGLSRNKY, from the coding sequence ATGAGAACAGCATTCTATATATCAGATGGCACTGCCATTACAGCAGAAGTTTTTGGTCATGCAACATTGTCAATGTTCCCGGTAGAATTTGACCATAAAACAATGCCCTTCATCGAATCAGTTGAAAAAGCTCATACAATAAAAGCGACTATAGATAAAGTTGCACAAACCAGTGGTGAGCCTCCACTCGTATTCTTTACATTTGTTAACCCTGAATTGTCAGATATTATTTTATCTTCAAAAGGTGTTTGCTACGACTTTTTATCCTATGCTAGCGAAATTGTTAAACGAGAGCTAAAAGTTAAACCAGTACCTAAGGTTCACAGAACACATAGCATTCATGAAAAAACGTATGATTTCAGAATATCAGCTGTTAACTACGCACTTGCAAATGATGATGGCGCGAACGTTAAAGACTATGATGAAGCAGATATTATTTTAGTCGGTGTCAGTCGAAGTGGTAAAACACCCGCAAGTTTGTATCTAGCTTTACAATATGGCATAAAAGCAGCTAACTACCCTATTACCGAAGATGATCTTGAAAAAGGTAACTTTCCAAAATTTCTATTAGAACATAAAAGTAAGTTATTTGGATTGACGATAGATCCAGAAAGATTGGCTTCAATTCGACAGGAGAGAATGGCTAATTCCAAATATGCGTCAATAAGACAGTGTCGTATTGAGGTACGTGAAGTAGAAATGTTATTTAAAAGACATAAAACGCCTTTTTTGAATTCTACGAAATTCTCTGTTGAAGAAATCTCTGCAAAAATTATTGCGGAAGCAGGCTTATCCAGAAATAAATATTAA
- a CDS encoding ParB N-terminal domain-containing protein, producing MARKRKNDTRLDPFATPVENSSLDELLGQTNIGDVVQMPSPSDPNRTIKLKCEVIPFSKIADKTVVFGQNRREQSLLNEKSVADILPAIKNDGRNMHPALCWEKGGQLHVLSGSRRRKACLIAEANYVVLTSEDFTSEDAKVLAVSSDQYIAPSLWELGKAYEQTRSKLQEVGNKGSYREIAAIEGVSHTAVADAIKAYEHINRDVVLLYPTPNHLGREVAKKLINARKEQPEQFDIKLAQFSVQTLFTEEMSDEKRAIAITKYLTTFNDESTSRSEALLENKYVKVQRSLNSGAITVKIDDKVLTDKRLEQLQKLLNSFN from the coding sequence ATGGCTAGAAAACGTAAGAATGATACTCGATTAGATCCCTTTGCAACACCTGTAGAAAATAGCAGCTTGGATGAATTACTTGGTCAAACAAATATCGGTGATGTTGTGCAAATGCCATCACCCAGCGATCCTAATAGAACGATCAAATTAAAGTGTGAAGTGATCCCTTTTTCTAAAATTGCAGACAAAACAGTTGTATTTGGTCAGAACCGACGTGAACAATCCTTATTAAACGAAAAGTCGGTTGCTGATATTCTCCCTGCTATCAAAAATGATGGTCGAAATATGCATCCAGCGCTTTGTTGGGAAAAAGGCGGTCAGCTTCATGTATTATCCGGTTCTAGAAGGCGCAAGGCTTGTTTAATTGCCGAAGCGAACTATGTAGTGTTGACTTCTGAAGACTTTACAAGTGAAGATGCGAAAGTATTAGCGGTTTCCTCAGATCAATATATTGCACCGAGTTTATGGGAATTAGGTAAAGCTTATGAACAGACTCGTTCTAAGCTTCAAGAAGTTGGTAATAAAGGCTCATACCGAGAAATTGCTGCGATAGAGGGGGTGTCACACACCGCAGTTGCTGATGCAATTAAAGCATACGAACATATAAATCGTGATGTTGTTTTGCTCTATCCTACGCCAAATCATTTAGGCCGAGAAGTTGCTAAAAAGCTCATAAATGCAAGAAAAGAACAACCTGAGCAATTTGATATAAAGCTTGCCCAGTTTTCAGTTCAGACACTTTTCACTGAAGAAATGAGTGATGAAAAGCGTGCCATTGCCATAACTAAGTACTTAACTACGTTTAATGACGAGTCTACAAGCCGTTCAGAGGCACTGTTAGAAAATAAGTACGTTAAAGTCCAACGCAGTCTTAATTCAGGTGCAATCACTGTAAAAATTGATGATAAGGTACTGACAGATAAACGTTTAGAGCAGTTACAAAAACTGTTAAACAG
- a CDS encoding AAA family ATPase: MSINSNALSTYKLLKATAEVAERSLEGRIQHYRAHLKSDDKELRTYTQKAAADLLGVNNRTLKRRHDQGDFDLLQIQKGANGHYAYTLSNIFAMADILGIKADHRDSSDKLQVIVINSLKGGCGKTTSLVNLAAALATTNIKRYRIGIIDLDPQGSSSSFFPSNDHDPITVGDLMRDCIELDEGETWSQLVADSFQKTHIPNIRILPSGMDDFYFEHETATELKESNGYEQTRHYHKLKERVIEPVQDEFDIILIDTAPSLNFMFYNALMASTAMLIPVHPEAVDFDANNKYLKRLGEIYHTVAALGHDGWDFMQFLVTNYVKGNHSQRDIVKDVRTAFGRQVMSYPINHSSAITASSSSFNTIFDQKTSDSLASRESLLRAQENIKDVVDELEMLIRSNWASTQSSLD, from the coding sequence ATGTCTATAAATAGCAACGCACTTTCTACTTATAAATTGTTGAAAGCAACAGCTGAAGTTGCAGAACGATCTCTTGAAGGTAGAATTCAACACTATCGAGCACATCTCAAATCTGATGATAAAGAACTCAGAACTTATACTCAAAAAGCAGCAGCCGATTTATTAGGTGTTAATAATCGCACTTTAAAAAGAAGACATGATCAAGGCGATTTTGATCTATTACAAATCCAAAAAGGCGCTAATGGTCATTATGCTTACACCTTAAGTAATATTTTTGCTATGGCCGATATCCTTGGGATCAAAGCAGATCACAGAGACTCAAGCGACAAACTCCAAGTTATTGTAATCAACAGCCTAAAAGGAGGTTGTGGCAAAACAACATCTTTGGTCAATTTAGCAGCTGCATTGGCTACAACAAATATTAAACGTTACAGGATCGGCATAATTGATCTAGATCCTCAAGGATCCTCCTCTAGTTTCTTTCCTTCCAATGATCATGATCCGATCACTGTTGGCGATCTTATGCGTGATTGCATAGAGCTTGATGAAGGTGAAACGTGGTCTCAACTTGTTGCTGATTCTTTTCAAAAGACACATATTCCAAATATTAGAATCCTCCCGTCTGGTATGGACGACTTCTATTTTGAGCATGAAACCGCAACCGAATTAAAAGAATCTAATGGTTACGAGCAAACAAGACATTACCATAAGTTAAAGGAACGTGTCATAGAGCCTGTACAAGACGAGTTTGATATAATTCTTATAGATACTGCTCCTTCTCTTAATTTCATGTTCTACAACGCTCTGATGGCTTCTACAGCCATGCTGATCCCTGTTCACCCAGAAGCTGTAGATTTTGACGCAAACAACAAATACCTTAAAAGGCTTGGTGAGATTTATCATACCGTTGCAGCTCTTGGTCATGATGGTTGGGACTTTATGCAATTCCTTGTTACTAATTATGTTAAAGGCAATCATTCACAACGAGATATTGTTAAAGACGTTAGAACCGCATTTGGCCGTCAAGTTATGAGCTATCCCATTAATCACAGTTCTGCAATCACAGCAAGTTCCTCCTCTTTTAATACTATTTTCGATCAAAAAACATCAGACTCGCTTGCAAGCAGAGAGTCCTTGCTTCGCGCTCAAGAAAACATAAAAGATGTCGTCGATGAATTAGAAATGCTAATTCGTTCAAATTGGGCCTCCACACAATCAAGCTTAGATTAA
- the ppsA gene encoding phosphoenolpyruvate synthase, with protein sequence MQDYVLWYQELGMHDVPRVGGKNASLGEMISNLANAGVQVPGGFATTADAFNEFLEQSGLNEKIHTILDTLDVDDVNELAKVGSQIRQWVIDTPFQPELDQAIREAYKTLHGDDSNDVSFAVRSSATAEDMPDASFAGQQETFLNVRGIDAVMVAIKHVFASLFNDRAISYRVHQGYDHRGVALSAGIQRMVRSDKASSGVMFSIDTESGFEDVVFVTSSYGLGEMVVQGAVNPDEFYVHKPTLANGKPAVVRRNIGSKAIQMIYSSDESHGKQVEIVDMDPALSNKFSITDEEVQELAKQAVIIEKHYGRPMDIEWAKDGNDGKLYIVQARPETVRSNEDSNVMERFQLQEKSNVVCEGRAIGHKIGSGIVRVLTSIDEMDKVQQGDVLVTDMTDPDWEPIMKRASAIVTNRGGRTCHAAIIARELGIPAVVGCGNATDTIKHGDAVTVSCAEGDTGYIYEDELKYEVISSRIDSMPDLPLKIMMNVGNPDRAFDFAKLPHAGIGLARLEFIINRMIGVHPKALINFDSQSEELKAEISDIIAGYDSPVEFYIAKLVEGISTLGAAFAPEKVIVRMSDFKSNEYANLIGGQQYEPEEENPMIGFRGASRYISEDFRECFALECEAIKRVRNEMGLTNVEIMIPFVRTLEEAAKVIELLEEHGLKRGENGLRVIMMCELPSNALLADEFLEYFDGFSIGSNDLTQLTLGLDRDSGLIAHLFDERNPAIKKLLSMAIKTAKEKGKYVGICGQGPSDHEDFAAWLVEQGIDTVSLNPDTVLETWLYLAEKFNK encoded by the coding sequence GTGCAAGACTACGTTCTCTGGTATCAAGAATTGGGTATGCATGACGTACCTCGAGTTGGTGGTAAAAACGCTTCTCTTGGTGAAATGATATCTAACCTTGCTAACGCTGGTGTACAAGTACCAGGTGGATTCGCAACTACAGCAGATGCGTTTAATGAATTTCTAGAGCAATCAGGGCTCAATGAAAAAATCCACACTATTTTAGACACCCTAGATGTTGACGACGTCAACGAACTGGCAAAAGTAGGTAGCCAGATCAGACAATGGGTCATCGACACTCCTTTCCAACCAGAATTAGACCAAGCAATTCGAGAAGCTTACAAAACCCTCCATGGTGACGATAGCAATGACGTATCTTTTGCTGTTCGTTCATCTGCAACTGCAGAAGATATGCCAGACGCATCATTTGCTGGCCAACAAGAAACTTTCCTAAATGTTCGTGGTATTGACGCAGTAATGGTTGCTATCAAGCACGTTTTTGCTTCGCTTTTCAATGACCGAGCGATTTCTTACCGTGTACACCAAGGTTACGATCATAGAGGTGTAGCACTTTCCGCAGGCATCCAGAGAATGGTGCGTTCAGACAAAGCATCTTCTGGTGTAATGTTCTCTATTGATACTGAATCAGGTTTTGAGGATGTAGTATTCGTAACTTCAAGCTATGGCCTAGGTGAAATGGTCGTACAGGGCGCTGTTAATCCAGATGAGTTTTATGTTCATAAGCCTACTTTAGCCAATGGCAAACCTGCTGTAGTAAGAAGAAATATCGGTTCTAAAGCAATTCAGATGATTTACTCAAGTGATGAATCACATGGTAAACAAGTAGAGATTGTTGATATGGACCCAGCTCTTTCGAACAAATTCTCAATTACAGACGAAGAAGTTCAAGAGCTCGCAAAACAAGCTGTTATCATCGAAAAACACTATGGCCGCCCTATGGATATCGAATGGGCAAAAGATGGTAACGACGGCAAGCTGTATATAGTACAAGCTAGACCAGAAACAGTCCGCTCAAACGAAGACTCAAACGTGATGGAACGTTTCCAGCTACAAGAGAAATCAAATGTAGTATGCGAAGGTCGAGCAATTGGCCATAAGATTGGTTCAGGCATTGTTAGAGTTTTAACATCAATTGATGAGATGGATAAAGTTCAACAAGGCGATGTGCTTGTTACTGACATGACAGACCCAGATTGGGAACCTATCATGAAACGAGCTTCAGCAATTGTAACTAATCGCGGTGGCAGAACGTGTCACGCAGCGATCATTGCTCGTGAATTAGGTATCCCTGCTGTAGTTGGTTGTGGTAACGCAACTGACACTATTAAACACGGTGATGCTGTAACAGTTTCATGTGCTGAGGGTGACACAGGTTATATTTATGAAGATGAATTGAAATACGAAGTTATTTCATCACGTATAGATTCTATGCCTGATCTACCTTTAAAGATCATGATGAATGTTGGTAACCCAGACCGTGCGTTCGACTTTGCAAAATTACCACATGCTGGTATCGGCCTTGCTCGTTTAGAGTTTATTATCAATCGTATGATAGGTGTCCACCCTAAAGCACTTATTAATTTTGATAGTCAGTCTGAAGAACTTAAAGCAGAAATCAGCGATATCATTGCCGGTTATGACTCACCTGTAGAGTTTTATATTGCAAAGTTAGTCGAAGGGATTTCTACACTTGGCGCAGCTTTCGCTCCTGAAAAAGTAATTGTTCGTATGTCTGACTTTAAGTCAAACGAATATGCAAACTTAATCGGTGGACAGCAATATGAGCCGGAAGAAGAGAACCCAATGATTGGTTTCCGTGGTGCTTCTCGTTATATTTCTGAAGACTTCAGAGAATGTTTTGCATTAGAATGTGAAGCAATTAAACGAGTTCGCAATGAGATGGGTCTTACAAATGTCGAAATTATGATTCCATTTGTAAGAACACTTGAAGAAGCAGCTAAAGTTATTGAACTATTAGAAGAGCATGGTCTAAAGCGCGGAGAGAATGGTCTTCGTGTTATCATGATGTGTGAGTTACCTTCTAATGCACTACTTGCCGATGAATTTTTAGAGTACTTCGATGGTTTCTCAATTGGTTCAAATGATTTGACTCAGTTAACATTAGGTCTTGATAGAGATTCAGGTCTAATTGCTCACTTATTTGATGAAAGAAATCCGGCAATCAAAAAGCTACTATCAATGGCAATTAAAACTGCTAAAGAAAAGGGCAAGTATGTTGGTATTTGTGGGCAAGGTCCGTCTGATCACGAAGACTTTGCAGCTTGGCTTGTAGAGCAGGGAATAGATACTGTTTCACTAAATCCAGATACAGTATTAGAAACATGGTTATACTTGGCTGAAAAGTTCAATAAATAA
- a CDS encoding class II 3-deoxy-7-phosphoheptulonate synthase → MKPWSPDSWREHPIVQQPEYPDKNLLKNVEAELNAAPPLVFAEETRSLYKNLADVCNGKAFLLQGGDCAESFSDFSATNIRDTFKTLLQMAVVLTYGGKCPVVKIARMAGQYAKPRSSDYETINGVSLPSYRGDIINNFEFTEEARIPDPNRLMKAYHHSASTLNLLRAFAQGGLADLHQVSRWNMSFVAANPLRDKFQQMANRIQDALEFMEVCGIDASVAPSLKETHLYTSHEALLLGYEQALTRRDHLSGDWYDCSAHFVWIGERTRQLDHAHIEFFRGIKNPIGVKVGPGMDPDELIRLIDALNPENIPGRLTLITRMGADILPEKLPNLVRKVKSEGRNVVWSSDPMHGNTEKASTGYKTRSFNNILREISQFFAVHKSEGTYPGGVHLEMTGQHVTECIGGAYGLSDEDLAQRYRTQCDPRLNADQVLELGFLVADLLKDARDRV, encoded by the coding sequence ATGAAACCTTGGAGTCCAGATAGCTGGAGAGAACATCCGATTGTACAACAACCGGAATACCCAGATAAGAACCTATTAAAAAATGTAGAAGCTGAATTAAATGCAGCTCCGCCGCTTGTTTTTGCAGAAGAAACCAGAAGCCTATACAAGAACCTTGCAGATGTGTGTAATGGTAAAGCTTTTTTGCTACAGGGTGGTGATTGCGCAGAATCATTTTCAGATTTCAGTGCAACCAACATTAGAGACACATTCAAAACTTTATTGCAGATGGCTGTCGTTCTTACTTATGGTGGTAAATGCCCAGTAGTTAAAATAGCGCGAATGGCCGGCCAATATGCAAAACCGAGATCATCTGACTATGAAACGATTAATGGTGTTTCGCTTCCATCATATCGTGGTGACATCATCAATAATTTTGAATTTACGGAAGAAGCTCGGATCCCTGACCCAAACAGGTTGATGAAAGCATATCATCACAGTGCTTCAACATTAAACTTACTTAGAGCCTTTGCACAGGGTGGACTTGCAGATTTACACCAGGTAAGCCGTTGGAACATGAGTTTTGTTGCAGCTAATCCTTTACGAGATAAATTTCAACAAATGGCAAATCGCATTCAAGATGCTTTAGAGTTTATGGAAGTGTGCGGTATTGATGCTTCTGTTGCGCCTAGTCTAAAAGAAACCCATCTATACACATCCCATGAAGCTTTGCTTCTTGGGTATGAACAGGCGTTGACAAGAAGAGATCATTTATCTGGCGATTGGTATGATTGTTCCGCGCATTTCGTATGGATTGGGGAACGCACTAGGCAGTTAGACCATGCTCATATCGAGTTCTTTAGAGGCATAAAGAACCCAATAGGTGTTAAAGTTGGTCCGGGCATGGACCCTGATGAATTAATCAGATTAATTGACGCTTTAAACCCTGAAAATATACCTGGTAGACTAACTCTTATAACAAGAATGGGAGCGGACATTTTACCTGAAAAGCTGCCAAACTTGGTCAGAAAAGTAAAATCTGAGGGCAGGAACGTGGTTTGGTCTTCTGATCCGATGCATGGTAATACAGAGAAAGCAAGCACTGGCTATAAGACGAGAAGCTTTAACAACATTCTGAGAGAAATAAGCCAATTCTTTGCAGTTCACAAGTCAGAGGGAACTTACCCTGGTGGTGTGCATTTAGAAATGACTGGACAGCATGTGACAGAATGTATTGGTGGCGCATATGGCTTATCTGATGAAGACCTAGCACAACGCTACCGAACTCAGTGTGACCCTAGGTTGAATGCAGATCAAGTTTTAGAACTCGGATTCTTAGTTGCTGATTTACTTAAGGATGCTAGAGACAGAGTTTAA
- a CDS encoding DNA replication terminus site-binding protein: MSSKFKLRSNFDYLNDQINLLCEELKIAEIINCSYFQLPDVKHEDEKKAPDSIPVITLSGDEAFKKCISGYKDLYVGDKKSSKILTRHPGLISVNDFEGKLKARLIEVNKAKNNFKELILKISNNDARFEAVHNAIPNLITLAAYRKIHFEDTIPYSVRFTWMKKHSTTTLSKSLALEMLNKSSGYSNPRVIDQQSWQQIVELEKIRVSSLSEKSKLRIKRPTRVTPEVNIRFTAKNRYHVSGALPFILLNPQKETKIGSLPNYNSRNIDVRKKDYSYLIERIYLENLNDS; this comes from the coding sequence ATGTCATCCAAATTTAAATTAAGAAGTAATTTTGATTACCTAAATGACCAAATAAACTTGTTATGTGAAGAATTAAAAATAGCTGAAATTATTAACTGTAGCTATTTTCAATTACCAGACGTAAAACATGAAGATGAAAAAAAGGCTCCAGATAGTATTCCTGTTATTACTCTATCTGGTGATGAGGCTTTTAAGAAATGTATCTCTGGATATAAAGATCTTTATGTAGGAGATAAAAAAAGTAGCAAAATTCTAACTCGTCACCCAGGCCTTATTTCAGTCAATGATTTTGAAGGAAAATTGAAAGCTCGTCTAATTGAAGTTAATAAAGCAAAAAACAACTTTAAAGAGTTAATTCTTAAAATATCTAATAACGACGCAAGGTTTGAAGCTGTACATAATGCGATACCAAATTTAATTACATTAGCAGCTTATCGAAAAATACACTTTGAAGATACAATCCCCTATTCTGTTCGCTTCACTTGGATGAAAAAGCACTCTACTACTACGTTATCAAAGTCCTTAGCTTTAGAAATGCTTAATAAATCATCTGGATATTCAAATCCTAGAGTAATAGATCAACAAAGTTGGCAACAAATTGTTGAGTTAGAAAAAATTAGAGTATCCAGTTTAAGCGAAAAAAGTAAATTAAGAATTAAAAGACCGACAAGAGTAACACCTGAAGTAAACATCAGGTTTACAGCAAAAAATCGTTATCATGTTAGTGGAGCGCTTCCATTTATTTTGTTAAATCCTCAAAAAGAAACGAAAATAGGATCTCTGCCTAACTACAATTCTAGAAATATCGATGTGAGAAAGAAGGATTATTCTTACCTAATAGAGAGGATTTACCTTGAAAATCTAAACGATAGTTAA